In Psychrobacter ciconiae, the following are encoded in one genomic region:
- a CDS encoding FAD-dependent monooxygenase: protein MPNANSSTAAITDEQVLIVGGGHVGLSFALMLAHQGIKSTLLEKNRFPELSPDDEGFQQHYLDSRNTALSRRTVQIYQEINLWDKLQSHACRIDGVEISEQGSFGKAALNKEEEHVESFGQVMENAWLGRKLLLAAKAEPLITLIDNAQVTNVTQDSDSVSLIFSYFDETNEQQLQGSILVACDGRDSTVRNILGIETTTYDYEQTAIVGVVETDQPHHHIAIERFSPAGPLAVLPLTDADGDGNNDLQTGYRRSVVWVCPKGEESRYLTDEAHFLQTLQEAFGNRAGTFLKAGRRGAYPLTRVLAKKQVLGRCVIMGNAAHTLHPVAGQGFNLCLRDAHVLAKMLSRQVLKGEDIGDNTMLKRYERARLVDQKRVIRFCDAVVHGFTHPNPAVKLARNVALIAFDKLPRVKPLVANYAMGLKS, encoded by the coding sequence ATGCCAAATGCTAACAGCTCAACCGCAGCAATCACCGATGAGCAGGTGTTAATCGTCGGCGGCGGTCATGTGGGATTGTCGTTTGCGCTGATGCTTGCTCATCAAGGGATTAAAAGCACCTTGCTTGAAAAAAACCGCTTTCCAGAATTAAGCCCTGATGATGAGGGCTTTCAACAGCATTATTTAGACAGCCGAAATACGGCGCTGTCACGGCGAACGGTGCAAATTTATCAAGAAATTAACCTTTGGGACAAATTGCAAAGCCACGCTTGCCGTATTGATGGCGTTGAGATTAGCGAGCAGGGCAGCTTTGGAAAGGCGGCGCTTAATAAAGAAGAAGAGCACGTCGAGTCGTTTGGTCAGGTGATGGAAAATGCTTGGCTGGGTCGCAAATTACTTTTGGCGGCAAAAGCTGAGCCGCTGATTACGCTGATTGATAACGCTCAAGTGACCAATGTGACGCAAGATAGCGACAGCGTGAGTTTAATTTTTAGCTATTTTGATGAAACTAATGAGCAGCAGCTTCAAGGCAGTATTTTGGTCGCTTGTGATGGTCGCGATTCTACCGTTCGCAATATCTTAGGCATTGAGACGACGACTTACGATTATGAGCAAACGGCAATCGTTGGGGTGGTCGAAACAGATCAGCCGCACCACCATATCGCCATCGAGCGCTTTAGTCCAGCAGGACCTTTGGCAGTATTGCCGCTGACGGACGCGGACGGCGATGGCAATAATGACTTGCAGACCGGATATCGGCGCTCGGTGGTTTGGGTTTGCCCAAAAGGTGAAGAAAGTCGTTATCTGACCGATGAGGCGCATTTTTTACAGACTTTGCAAGAAGCGTTTGGCAATCGCGCCGGCACGTTTTTAAAAGCCGGTCGCCGCGGCGCTTATCCGCTCACCCGAGTGCTTGCAAAAAAACAAGTTTTGGGGCGCTGCGTGATTATGGGAAATGCCGCTCACACCTTGCATCCGGTGGCGGGGCAAGGCTTTAACTTGTGCTTGCGTGATGCTCATGTGCTTGCAAAAATGCTGTCGCGTCAGGTATTAAAAGGCGAGGACATTGGTGATAATACCATGCTCAAACGCTATGAGCGCGCCCGCCTTGTGGATCAAAAGCGCGTGATTCGCTTTTGTGATGCGGTCGTTCATGGCTTTACCCACCCAAACCCTGCGGTGAAATTGGCGCGAAATGTGGCGCTGATAGCCTTTGATAAATTGCCTCGCGTTAAACCATTGGTTGCCAATTATGCGATGGGGCTTAAGTCTTAA
- a CDS encoding PhoH family protein, whose product MTDTISRHVTFEHLTQEHLKTILGEFNNHLKYLQERLDIKISQRNGDFTLSGDLGGVELGERILYKLADEAQNAKDITPQELHLIIQSSLARDNDDVIDNTPSAKVAKNNDSDDDLDAPKDFTPVTLRTRKGKIIPRGGNQQRYVKNILTSDISFGIGPAGTGKTYLAVACAVDMIERNEIERILLVRPAVEAGEKLGFLPGDLTQKIDPYLRPLYDALYEMIGFEKVGKMIERQEIEIAPLAYMRGRTLNNSFVILDEAQNTTPEQMKMFLTRLGFGSRAVITGDISQVDLPRGTKSGLAQAMEILSDIDEIHITKFDSKDVVRHHLVQKIVEAYDEFDDEQERIKEQRKQERLKEQEQARLANLEA is encoded by the coding sequence TTGACTGATACCATAAGCCGCCATGTCACCTTTGAGCATTTGACCCAAGAGCATCTAAAAACTATCTTGGGCGAATTTAATAACCATTTAAAATACCTTCAAGAGCGCCTTGATATCAAAATTAGCCAGCGCAATGGCGATTTTACCTTAAGTGGCGATTTGGGCGGCGTTGAGCTTGGTGAGCGCATTTTGTATAAGCTTGCCGATGAAGCGCAAAACGCAAAAGACATCACCCCGCAAGAGCTGCATTTAATCATTCAATCAAGCCTTGCCCGCGATAACGACGACGTGATTGATAATACGCCAAGCGCAAAGGTTGCAAAAAACAACGACAGCGATGATGATTTAGACGCGCCAAAGGACTTTACGCCAGTTACCTTGCGAACGCGAAAAGGCAAAATCATCCCGCGCGGCGGCAATCAGCAGCGCTATGTCAAAAATATTTTGACCTCAGACATTTCTTTTGGTATTGGTCCTGCCGGAACGGGAAAAACGTATCTTGCGGTTGCTTGCGCGGTGGATATGATTGAGCGCAATGAGATTGAGCGTATTTTGCTGGTTCGGCCTGCAGTAGAAGCTGGCGAAAAACTAGGCTTTTTACCCGGCGATTTAACCCAAAAAATCGACCCGTATTTGCGACCCCTTTATGACGCGCTTTATGAAATGATTGGCTTTGAAAAAGTCGGAAAAATGATTGAGCGCCAAGAAATTGAGATTGCACCGCTGGCTTACATGCGCGGTCGGACGCTCAATAACTCGTTCGTCATTTTGGATGAAGCGCAAAACACCACCCCTGAGCAAATGAAAATGTTCTTAACGCGGTTGGGATTTGGCTCGCGGGCGGTCATTACCGGTGACATTTCGCAAGTGGATTTGCCACGCGGCACCAAATCGGGACTGGCACAAGCCATGGAAATCTTAAGCGATATCGATGAGATCCACATCACCAAATTTGATTCAAAAGACGTTGTTCGCCATCATTTGGTTCAAAAAATCGTTGAAGCTTATGATGAATTTGACGACGAGCAAGAGCGCATTAAGGAGCAGCGCAAACAAGAGCGCTTAAAAGAGCAAGAACAAGCGCGGTTGGCAAATTTGGAAGCGTAA
- the ybeY gene encoding rRNA maturation RNase YbeY, with amino-acid sequence MNNDSCELTISANDNIDGAILENYYNEDKLAIVVQTALDEMSARVKDGLELPYFADSEDWLDTPKMLDLYITDLKEGRQLNLEARGKDYATNILSYPSDFPEAILALLPALPLGELIICHEVMAREAAEQNKSLNDHIQHLLVHGILHLLGFDHELGDAEQEEMEGFEIAILAKLNIANPYE; translated from the coding sequence ATGAATAATGATTCTTGTGAATTAACCATAAGCGCCAACGATAATATTGATGGGGCAATTTTAGAAAATTATTATAACGAAGATAAGCTGGCAATAGTCGTTCAAACCGCCCTTGATGAGATGTCAGCACGTGTTAAGGACGGCTTAGAGTTGCCTTATTTTGCCGATAGTGAGGATTGGTTAGACACACCGAAAATGCTTGATCTTTATATCACCGATCTTAAGGAAGGTCGCCAGTTAAATTTAGAAGCTCGCGGCAAAGACTACGCCACCAACATTTTGTCCTATCCAAGCGACTTTCCCGAAGCTATTTTAGCGCTCCTGCCTGCCCTGCCGTTGGGCGAGCTGATTATCTGCCATGAGGTGATGGCACGGGAAGCTGCCGAGCAAAATAAAAGCCTCAATGACCATATTCAGCATTTATTGGTTCATGGTATTTTGCACCTACTCGGTTTTGATCACGAATTAGGCGATGCTGAGCAAGAGGAAATGGAAGGCTTTGAGATTGCCATTTTAGCCAAGCTTAATATCGCCAATCCTTATGAATAA
- a CDS encoding mechanosensitive ion channel family protein, producing the protein MKVLEFDWDLAILADNAVIIGIKIIVALLIFFIGRWLAKRAVGLANTVMSRSKIEDTVASFLSRLLYGILLVVVILSALNHVGIHTTSVAAILGGAAVAIGLSLKDQLSNFAAGILIITFRPFVCGDYVQINNFTGTISQITLINTHLTTVNNHDIIIPNGTITTSAVTNFTVLPNRRVDITIKVGFDENLKAAKATMLKLANANDKALKSPEPTVQVTSLGDSSVELTLNVWSTNKDWWEMQCELLEALKYALKDAA; encoded by the coding sequence ATGAAAGTTTTAGAGTTTGATTGGGATTTGGCAATTCTTGCCGATAACGCGGTAATTATTGGCATAAAAATCATCGTGGCTTTGCTTATCTTTTTTATCGGGCGCTGGCTTGCCAAAAGAGCGGTAGGGTTGGCAAATACGGTGATGAGCCGAAGTAAAATTGAAGATACGGTTGCAAGTTTTTTAAGCCGACTGCTTTATGGTATTTTGCTTGTTGTGGTGATTTTATCTGCGCTCAATCACGTTGGCATTCATACCACCTCGGTGGCGGCGATTTTAGGCGGCGCGGCGGTGGCAATTGGCTTGTCATTAAAAGACCAATTGTCAAACTTTGCTGCTGGCATCTTGATTATCACCTTTAGACCGTTTGTTTGCGGGGATTATGTTCAAATTAACAATTTTACTGGAACGATTTCGCAAATTACCTTGATTAATACCCATTTAACGACGGTGAACAATCATGACATCATTATTCCAAACGGCACGATTACTACCAGTGCGGTGACCAACTTTACCGTGCTTCCTAACCGCCGCGTTGATATCACTATCAAAGTAGGATTTGATGAAAACCTTAAAGCCGCCAAAGCGACCATGCTCAAGCTTGCAAATGCGAACGACAAAGCCCTAAAATCGCCTGAACCCACCGTTCAAGTGACCAGTTTGGGCGACAGTTCGGTGGAGCTGACTTTAAATGTTTGGTCAACCAATAAGGACTGGTGGGAAATGCAATGCGAGCTGCTTGAAGCGCTTAAATACGCCTTAAAAGACGCGGCTTAA
- a CDS encoding ferredoxin--NADP reductase: MSESNIALVEVLSKTTWTPNLFSFTVSRPDSFKFTAGQFVRLGVNPSKLRYHLEAGNNAPDEDIFRAYSIVSSPFDEVLEFFSIVIPDGAFTSELQHLQVGDTLLLNTTPFGFLTLARYQKPLPKDLWLLATGTGLAPFLSMLQDLQTWQDYEHIILAYSARSKDELAYLDKIQTLQEDFGSLVDNPAKLIFIPIVTREKMAGALHARLPTLLLNGDLAKAAGVELDTDSAHIMLCGNPEMVEDTKETLKSMGFVMNRRGEGNIAVENYW, encoded by the coding sequence ATGAGTGAGTCAAACATAGCTTTAGTTGAAGTGCTAAGTAAAACAACGTGGACGCCCAATTTGTTCAGCTTTACGGTCAGCCGACCTGACAGCTTTAAATTCACTGCCGGTCAATTTGTGCGCCTTGGGGTCAACCCAAGCAAGCTTCGTTATCATCTTGAGGCGGGAAATAACGCGCCAGATGAAGACATTTTTCGGGCATACTCGATTGTGTCCTCGCCATTTGATGAGGTGCTTGAGTTTTTCTCTATCGTCATTCCTGATGGCGCATTTACCTCTGAATTGCAGCATTTACAAGTTGGCGATACGCTACTTTTAAACACCACGCCGTTTGGCTTTTTGACCTTGGCGCGCTATCAAAAGCCCCTACCAAAGGACTTGTGGCTACTAGCTACCGGAACGGGACTGGCGCCCTTTTTATCGATGCTGCAAGACCTGCAAACTTGGCAAGATTACGAGCATATTATTTTAGCCTACAGCGCTAGAAGTAAAGATGAGCTTGCGTATTTGGATAAAATTCAAACCTTGCAAGAAGATTTTGGCAGCTTAGTGGACAATCCTGCCAAGCTGATTTTTATCCCCATTGTGACCCGTGAAAAAATGGCAGGGGCGCTTCATGCAAGGCTACCGACGTTATTATTAAACGGCGACCTTGCAAAAGCGGCAGGCGTTGAACTCGATACTGACTCGGCACATATTATGCTTTGCGGCAACCCTGAGATGGTTGAGGATACCAAAGAAACCCTAAAGTCGATGGGGTTTGTCATGAATCGGCGCGGCGAGGGTAATATTGCCGTGGAAAACTACTGGTAA
- a CDS encoding NADH-quinone oxidoreductase subunit N, which translates to MTEFTINDLMGLMPFAPIIAVVITVLLVMISITIKRSHVVTGTIAVAGLNIGLFTLIGQMAGVVSRGSMTPTAEQMFVMDNFAQFNMVVIFICALACCTLAYAYLANLNDNKDEMYLLLLLSTAGALLMVCAQHMAAFFMSLELLSVPLYGLLSYTYLRNKSLESGLKYLVLSAAASATILMGMAFIYAEVGTLSFKPISMMLANIFESPMLVLGTAMMVFGIGFKLSAVPFHTWTPDVYEGAPAPIATYLASVSKVAMMALAIRFLIDSALLVLPAVQMLLLVMAALSILVGNLLAVRQTSLKRLLGYSSISHMGYVLVVIVSIGAAADSISSMYMAVYALTSIGAFGVVTLMSSPYRLAGEADDLSHYQGLFWRRPVLTAVMTIMMLSLAGVPLTAGFITKLFAILAAVQGTNWFLAAMIILGSGIGLFYYLRVMLTLFKRPKEFIEFDVAGQWGIKTGGIMVIAVMVTIIFFGVLPNTLIEWSSLARIW; encoded by the coding sequence ATGACTGAGTTTACAATAAATGATTTGATGGGGCTGATGCCTTTTGCGCCAATCATTGCGGTGGTTATTACGGTGCTTTTGGTGATGATCTCCATCACGATAAAGCGCTCGCATGTGGTCACAGGAACGATTGCGGTTGCCGGATTAAATATCGGACTGTTTACCTTAATCGGGCAAATGGCGGGGGTTGTTAGCCGTGGTTCGATGACGCCAACTGCTGAGCAGATGTTTGTCATGGACAACTTTGCTCAGTTTAATATGGTGGTTATTTTTATTTGTGCGCTGGCGTGCTGTACGCTTGCCTACGCTTACCTTGCCAATTTAAACGACAACAAAGATGAGATGTATTTGCTGCTGCTGTTGTCAACGGCAGGGGCACTGCTCATGGTTTGTGCTCAGCATATGGCAGCATTTTTTATGAGTCTTGAGCTGTTGTCAGTTCCGCTTTATGGCTTGCTGTCGTACACCTATTTGCGCAACAAGTCGCTTGAGTCGGGACTGAAGTATTTGGTGCTCTCGGCTGCCGCGTCAGCGACGATTTTGATGGGGATGGCGTTTATTTATGCCGAAGTTGGAACGCTTAGCTTTAAACCCATTAGCATGATGCTTGCCAATATTTTTGAGTCGCCAATGCTTGTTTTAGGCACGGCGATGATGGTATTTGGTATTGGCTTTAAATTGTCCGCAGTGCCCTTTCATACGTGGACGCCGGACGTTTATGAGGGAGCGCCTGCACCGATTGCCACCTATTTGGCATCGGTATCAAAAGTTGCCATGATGGCGCTGGCGATTCGCTTTTTGATTGACTCGGCGTTATTGGTATTGCCAGCGGTGCAAATGCTGCTTTTGGTGATGGCAGCCTTATCTATTTTAGTAGGAAACTTGCTTGCTGTTCGTCAAACCAGCCTTAAGCGCCTGCTTGGTTACTCATCTATCTCGCATATGGGCTATGTTCTGGTGGTTATTGTCAGTATTGGCGCGGCAGCGGACAGCATCTCAAGCATGTATATGGCGGTTTATGCGTTGACCTCAATTGGGGCGTTTGGCGTGGTGACCTTGATGTCAAGCCCATACCGTTTGGCCGGTGAAGCTGATGACTTAAGCCATTATCAAGGCTTATTTTGGCGGCGTCCGGTGTTAACAGCCGTCATGACCATTATGATGCTGTCATTGGCTGGTGTTCCGCTGACTGCCGGATTTATTACCAAGTTATTTGCGATTTTGGCGGCGGTTCAAGGTACCAACTGGTTCTTAGCTGCGATGATTATCCTAGGAAGTGGCATTGGTTTGTTTTACTACCTTCGCGTTATGCTTACCTTGTTCAAACGTCCAAAAGAGTTTATTGAATTTGACGTTGCGGGTCAGTGGGGCATTAAAACCGGCGGTATCATGGTCATTGCGGTGATGGTGACAATTATCTTCTTTGGGGTGCTGCCAAACACCTTAATTGAATGGTCAAGCCTTGCCCGTATTTGGTAA
- the nuoM gene encoding NADH-quinone oxidoreductase subunit M, which translates to MELQQTWLLPALIAIPFIAGLLCWLVERVNKRLPRWIALIGMMITFALSLVLWQQGGFTGLSQHSITPDASVPWMAEFSVPWIPSFGISFHLAMDGLSLLMVALTGFLGVAAVACSWNEIQRRVGFFHLNLLWSLGGVIGVFLAIDLFLFFFFWEMMLVPIYFLIALWGHDVVGGKSKEYAATKFFIYTQASGLIMLIGILILVIINYATRGVVSFNYNDLIGVPLGGWEYPIMLCFFIGFAVKLPIMPFHGWLPDAHAQAPTAGSVDLAGVLIKTAAYGLLRFVLPLFPAASQDFAPIAITLGTIGIFYGAWLAFMQTDMKRLLAYTSISHMGFVVLAIYTGTLLSLQGLMVQMLAHGLSSAALFIMAGQLYERLHTRDLTLMGGMWGQFRYYAPMLMFFCAALLGIPGTGNFIGEFMILFGSFAQYPVFVVLATISLVLAGLYSLILIYRALFGVNNIPEVALHETKSHGLPSRRLKDLGKREITLLLVLAAGLVWLGLYPQPVLDTSSHAMQWINNAYVYNQVTQIDMSQLLDAVEAR; encoded by the coding sequence ATGGAGTTACAACAAACATGGTTGCTGCCGGCACTGATTGCCATCCCGTTTATTGCAGGGCTGCTTTGCTGGCTGGTTGAGCGTGTCAATAAGCGCTTGCCGCGCTGGATTGCGCTTATTGGGATGATGATTACCTTTGCCTTGTCCTTGGTGCTTTGGCAGCAAGGCGGCTTTACGGGGCTCAGTCAGCACTCGATTACGCCGGACGCGTCAGTGCCGTGGATGGCTGAGTTTAGTGTGCCTTGGATTCCAAGCTTTGGGATCAGCTTCCATTTAGCGATGGATGGTTTGTCGCTGTTGATGGTGGCTTTAACTGGCTTTTTAGGTGTGGCGGCGGTCGCGTGTTCATGGAATGAAATTCAGCGCCGAGTTGGGTTTTTCCATTTGAACTTGCTTTGGAGCTTAGGCGGTGTTATCGGCGTCTTCCTCGCCATTGACTTATTCTTATTCTTCTTTTTCTGGGAGATGATGCTGGTTCCGATTTACTTCTTGATTGCTCTTTGGGGTCATGATGTGGTTGGCGGCAAAAGTAAAGAATACGCAGCAACGAAGTTTTTTATTTATACTCAAGCCTCAGGGCTTATCATGCTGATTGGTATTTTGATTTTGGTCATTATCAATTACGCAACGCGCGGCGTGGTCAGCTTTAACTATAATGATTTGATTGGTGTGCCGCTTGGCGGTTGGGAATATCCCATCATGCTGTGCTTTTTTATTGGCTTTGCGGTCAAATTGCCAATCATGCCGTTTCATGGCTGGCTACCAGACGCCCACGCGCAAGCGCCAACCGCAGGTTCGGTGGACTTAGCAGGGGTCTTGATCAAAACGGCAGCTTACGGTTTGTTGCGATTTGTGTTGCCGTTATTTCCGGCAGCATCGCAAGACTTTGCGCCCATTGCCATCACGCTTGGAACGATTGGTATTTTTTACGGCGCTTGGCTTGCCTTTATGCAAACTGATATGAAGCGCTTGCTTGCTTATACCAGTATCTCGCACATGGGATTTGTGGTGCTTGCGATTTACACAGGAACGCTATTGAGCCTGCAAGGGTTGATGGTGCAAATGCTGGCGCATGGGTTAAGTTCAGCGGCGCTGTTTATTATGGCAGGGCAGTTGTATGAGCGCTTGCATACTCGCGATTTGACCTTGATGGGCGGTATGTGGGGTCAGTTCCGCTATTATGCGCCGATGCTGATGTTCTTTTGTGCCGCGCTGTTAGGAATTCCTGGAACAGGCAACTTTATTGGCGAGTTTATGATTTTGTTTGGCTCGTTTGCTCAATATCCGGTGTTTGTGGTGCTAGCGACAATCAGCTTGGTATTAGCAGGGCTTTACTCACTGATTTTGATTTATCGCGCGCTATTTGGCGTCAATAATATCCCAGAGGTGGCGCTTCATGAAACCAAGTCACATGGTTTGCCAAGCCGCCGCTTAAAGGATTTGGGAAAACGCGAGATTACCTTGCTGTTGGTGCTTGCTGCCGGATTGGTTTGGCTTGGATTGTATCCGCAGCCGGTACTTGATACCTCAAGTCATGCCATGCAGTGGATTAATAATGCTTATGTTTATAATCAAGTGACACAAATTGATATGTCGCAGTTGCTTGATGCAGTGGAGGCGCGCTAA
- the nuoL gene encoding NADH-quinone oxidoreductase subunit L: MSVLPLTFIFPLVGFLILAFLRDKLSETVATIIGVGSMLLSALCALYASFEFLTTEPAGAVVEMVLWTWFQVGDFAPSFGLSFDGLALTMTGVITGVGFLIHLFASWYMRGEMGFARFFSYMNLFVASMLLLVLGDNLLLLYLGWEGVGICSYLLIGFYFENRANGRAAIKAFTVTRVGDVFLAFGLFLLFREFGTLNIQEIITRAPEVFTINNPTMVLTTMMLVGGAMGKSAQIPLHTWLADAMAGPTPVSALIHAATMVTAGVYLIARMHPLFLLTPEVLLYWVGAVGAITLVVAGFCALAQTDIKRILAYSTMSQIGYMFLALGVGAWQGAIFHLMTHAFFKALLFLSSGAVILAVHHEQDIFKMGGLRKKIPLVFWCYLIGGGALAAIPWVTVGFYSKEAILWETFATGHQVLFYLGVFGAFLTAIYTFRMIWIIFFGEEKTVAHKLTGVSYWLPLVILLVLSTGVGALIVPPLHNVLPESYGYLLEVAGNAHDKHTAEFIAMGAMVAGLIIAALLYVVDKGRMLTRFKASKFGGALYHFSYHGMGFDALYDIIFVKPFLFIGRLVKSDPVDKTWNILPMLASAGNKMLSLTQSGSLRGYAASFGLGAAVLLVLVMMTVV; encoded by the coding sequence ATGAGTGTATTACCATTAACCTTTATATTTCCGCTCGTTGGCTTTTTAATTTTAGCCTTTTTGCGTGACAAGCTGTCTGAAACGGTTGCTACTATTATTGGCGTTGGCAGTATGCTGCTGTCCGCCCTTTGTGCGCTTTATGCAAGTTTTGAATTTTTAACCACGGAGCCTGCAGGGGCGGTGGTTGAGATGGTGCTTTGGACTTGGTTTCAAGTTGGCGATTTTGCGCCAAGTTTTGGCTTAAGCTTTGATGGGCTTGCACTGACCATGACGGGCGTAATTACTGGCGTGGGCTTTTTAATCCATTTGTTTGCGTCATGGTATATGCGCGGCGAGATGGGGTTTGCGCGCTTTTTTAGCTATATGAACCTGTTCGTGGCAAGTATGTTGCTGCTGGTTTTGGGGGATAACTTATTATTGTTATACCTAGGCTGGGAAGGCGTTGGGATTTGCTCGTACTTGCTGATTGGCTTTTACTTTGAAAACCGTGCCAATGGTCGCGCGGCAATTAAAGCCTTTACGGTGACCCGTGTGGGCGATGTGTTTTTAGCGTTTGGGCTGTTTTTATTGTTCCGCGAGTTTGGAACGCTCAACATTCAAGAAATCATCACCCGAGCGCCTGAAGTATTTACCATTAACAACCCAACGATGGTATTAACGACCATGATGCTGGTTGGTGGGGCGATGGGTAAATCGGCGCAAATTCCGCTGCATACGTGGCTTGCTGATGCGATGGCAGGACCTACGCCTGTGTCAGCGCTCATTCACGCCGCAACGATGGTCACCGCTGGCGTTTATTTGATTGCCAGAATGCATCCGCTGTTTTTATTAACGCCTGAGGTTTTACTGTATTGGGTGGGCGCGGTTGGGGCAATCACGCTTGTGGTCGCAGGGTTTTGTGCGCTTGCGCAAACGGATATCAAGCGAATTCTTGCTTATTCAACCATGAGCCAAATTGGTTATATGTTTTTGGCGCTTGGCGTTGGCGCTTGGCAAGGGGCGATTTTCCATTTAATGACCCACGCTTTTTTTAAAGCGCTTTTATTCTTGTCGTCAGGGGCGGTCATTTTAGCGGTTCACCATGAGCAAGATATCTTTAAAATGGGTGGTCTTCGCAAGAAGATTCCACTGGTGTTTTGGTGCTACTTGATTGGCGGCGGCGCTCTAGCAGCCATTCCTTGGGTTACGGTTGGTTTTTATTCAAAAGAAGCCATTTTGTGGGAGACGTTTGCGACCGGTCACCAAGTGCTGTTTTATTTGGGCGTGTTTGGCGCGTTTTTAACTGCCATTTATACCTTTAGAATGATTTGGATTATTTTCTTTGGTGAAGAAAAAACGGTAGCTCACAAGTTGACTGGCGTATCGTATTGGCTGCCACTGGTGATTTTGCTGGTGCTGTCAACCGGCGTTGGCGCGCTGATTGTGCCGCCGCTTCACAATGTGTTGCCAGAAAGCTATGGTTATTTGCTTGAGGTGGCAGGAAACGCTCATGATAAGCATACGGCTGAATTTATTGCAATGGGTGCGATGGTGGCGGGGCTGATTATTGCTGCGCTGTTGTACGTTGTTGATAAAGGTCGGATGCTGACACGCTTTAAGGCGTCAAAATTTGGCGGGGCGCTGTATCACTTTAGCTATCATGGCATGGGCTTTGATGCGCTTTACGATATTATTTTTGTGAAACCCTTTTTGTTCATTGGTCGCTTGGTCAAATCCGATCCTGTTGATAAGACGTGGAATATTTTGCCGATGCTGGCGTCAGCGGGCAATAAGATGCTGTCTTTGACGCAATCTGGGTCACTTCGCGGTTATGCAGCAAGCTTTGGTTTGGGTGCAGCGGTTCTGTTGGTGCTGGTAATGATGACGGTGGTATAA
- the nuoK gene encoding NADH-quinone oxidoreductase subunit NuoK, which yields MDAQNVLGVIPMSHGLILAGILFAIGLCGVMVRRNFLFMLMSLEIMMNAAALAFVVAGSRWVDPDGQVMFILILTLAAAEASIGLAILLQFYHKRGHLDVDSANEMKG from the coding sequence ATGGATGCGCAAAACGTGCTTGGGGTCATTCCGATGAGTCATGGGCTGATTTTGGCAGGGATTTTATTTGCCATTGGTCTTTGTGGGGTGATGGTTCGGCGCAATTTTTTATTTATGCTGATGAGTCTTGAGATTATGATGAACGCGGCGGCGCTTGCCTTTGTGGTTGCCGGTAGCCGCTGGGTCGATCCTGATGGTCAGGTGATGTTTATTTTAATTTTGACCTTGGCTGCGGCTGAGGCGTCCATCGGGCTTGCCATACTGTTGCAGTTTTATCATAAGCGCGGTCATTTAGACGTCGACAGCGCCAACGAGATGAAAGGATGA
- the nuoJ gene encoding NADH-quinone oxidoreductase subunit J, whose translation MMNLLNNPDLVGFYALAAVAIFASLRVVIHANPVHAILSMIVSLLAVAGIFFILGAPFAGALEIVVYAGAILVLFVFVIMMLNLGMRRELVEESWLDAKTWAVPTGLTIVIAVIIFAMLGMSHDDSVVIGGVSVPAKAVGTVLFSRYIMIVEISALLLLAALVAAYHLGKRTLSDTIIDEVNTGQEPEFHYSEVDPQEFVGLKKAPRKELD comes from the coding sequence ATGATGAATTTGCTTAACAATCCTGATTTGGTTGGGTTTTATGCGTTGGCTGCGGTGGCGATTTTTGCAAGTTTGCGGGTGGTGATTCATGCCAATCCCGTTCATGCCATTTTATCGATGATTGTGTCTTTGCTTGCCGTTGCCGGAATCTTTTTTATTTTAGGAGCGCCGTTTGCAGGAGCGCTTGAGATTGTCGTTTATGCCGGTGCCATTTTGGTGTTGTTCGTTTTTGTGATTATGATGCTAAACCTTGGCATGCGCCGAGAGTTGGTTGAAGAAAGCTGGCTTGATGCCAAGACGTGGGCGGTGCCAACGGGGCTGACCATCGTTATTGCGGTGATTATATTTGCGATGCTTGGGATGAGTCACGATGATTCGGTAGTGATTGGCGGGGTGAGCGTCCCTGCAAAAGCGGTCGGAACGGTGCTGTTTAGCCGCTATATTATGATTGTTGAAATCTCAGCGCTACTGTTATTGGCAGCTTTGGTTGCGGCATATCATTTGGGTAAAAGAACGCTTAGCGATACCATTATCGATGAGGTGAATACCGGTCAAGAGCCAGAATTTCATTATTCTGAGGTTGACCCGCAAGAGTTTGTGGGGTTGAAAAAAGCGCCGCGTAAGGAGTTAGACTGA